A DNA window from Brassica napus cultivar Da-Ae chromosome C1, Da-Ae, whole genome shotgun sequence contains the following coding sequences:
- the LOC125579766 gene encoding uncharacterized protein LOC125579766, whose protein sequence is MKCKKMLEELNVKFSLMDAIQMIPSMRSLVKGLISGKTSADSDIMMVSKECSAVLQNRTVRKLEDPRKVVLSVQIGKIVFACSLCDLGSSVNLMPYSVAKRMGLTNFKPTKISLVFADRSVKLPVGVLEDLQVQIGDTTVPADFVVLELEDEPKDLLILGHPLLCTAGAIIDVRNGTIDLQLGDIVMKFEMDELLKRPMLDGQNFTISDMNSALTPQQGMIEEIFADDPLEVALIRV, encoded by the coding sequence ATGAAGTGCAAAAAGATGCTTGAAGAGTTGAACGTTAAGTTCTCTCTCATGGATGCTATTCAGATGATTCCTTCAATGCGCAGTCTTGTGAAAGGGCTGATCTCCGGGAAGACTTCTGCAGACAGCGACATCATGATGGTCTCGAAAGAATGCAGCGCAGTCCTTCAAAACAGAACAGTCAGGAAATTGGAAGATCCTCGAAAAGTTGTCCTATCTGTTCAGATTGGAAAAATAGTCTTCGCTTGTTCTCTGTGCGATTTGGGTTCCAGTGTGAATCTCATGCCCTACTCAGTTGCAAAACGCATGGGACTAACCAACTTTAAGCCAACCAAGATTTCTTTGGTGTTCGCAGACAGATCAGTCAAGTTGCCAGTAGGTGTTCTTGAAGATCTGCAAGTTCAAATTGGTGACACCACTGTTCCTGCAGACTTCGTGGTTCTAGAGCTCGAAGATGAACCAAAAGACCTTCTCATTCTGGGCCATCCTTTACTGTGCACAGCTGGTGCAATCATTGACGTCCGCAACGGGACGATCGATCTCCAACTGGGAGATATTGTGATGAAGTTCGAGATGGATGAGCTTCTCAAACGACCTATGCTAGATGGTCAGAACTTCACGATTAGCGACATGAATTCCGCCTTGACCCCTCAACAAGGGATGATCGAAGAAATCTTCGCAGATGATCCTTTAGAAGTAGCTCTGATACGAGTATAG
- the LOC106375196 gene encoding uncharacterized protein LOC106375196, with the protein MDVLMKHNLLKSFIFSLILTLIFLIAPSASSSNQQTRVSTQKTEPYLDGDESPHQLVYIKKMTPFILNPRQRDKHRRLRYNHHYYYYRHSIRRRGLRHRANYFKMMTKKNSNGFNRPVRPDTFSAMLPKGFVPPSGSSPCHNQNPNSATTLFCDLSTQP; encoded by the coding sequence ATGGATGTTTTGATGAAACACAACCTCCTCAAAagcttcatcttctctctcaTTCTCACTCTCATCTTCCTTATCGCTCCATCAGCATCATCATCGAATCAACAAACAAGAGTATCTACACAAAAGACAGAACCCTATCTCGACGGCGACGAATCACCGCACCAACTCGTCTACATCAAGAAAATGACGCCGTTTATCTTGAACCCGCGGCAACGTGATAAGCACCGTCGTCTTCGTTACAACCACCACTACTACTACTACCGCCATAGTATTCGTCGCCGTGGTCTTCGTCACCGTGCCAACTACTTCAAGATGATGACCAAGAAAAACAGTAACGGTTTTAACCGTCCGGTCCGACCGGATACTTTCTCTGCTATGCTTCCCAAAGGATTCGTACCTCCTTCCGGTTCATCTCCTTGCCATAACCAGAACCCTAATTCCGCTACCACTCTCTTCTGCGATCTTTCTACACAACCTTAG
- the LOC125579768 gene encoding uncharacterized protein LOC125579768, producing the protein MDYWKSHRTLKFAREIDEGTPECGFESLPSYLYMIRRENPSTVTRLQIDELGRFMYVFLAFGASVNGFPFMHKVVVVNGTFLNGKYKGTLLTALAQDGNFQIFSIAFAVVDTENNDSLHWFLMQLKLLIPDDEGLAIISDRHNSIGKAIRNVYPLAARGICTYHLYKNILGRYKGKDVFHLVKKAARCFRMSDFNVIFEEIEAVNPALHGYLQRANVRLWTRVHFPGERYNLITTNIAESMNRALSNARGLNIVRILESIWVMMTRWFAERREDARSQPTRLTRGVEKLLHGRVTAARYLTVQRIDDHHTEVKYGSSGEYLNIVNLVERKCTCRRFEREKLPCVHAIAAAKYNNVCRISPCSPYYNSAYLVSAYAESVMPADSAQPVPEIVAN; encoded by the exons ATGGATTATTGGAAATCACACCGGACGCTGAAATTTGCAAGGGAAATCGATGAGGGAACACCTGAGTGTGGGTTTGAAAGCTTGCCTTCTTACTTATACATGATAAGAAGGGAAAATCCGAGTACAGTTACGCGTCTTCAAATCGATGAGCTTGGAAGATTCATGTATGTGTTTCTTGCATTTGGTGCGAGCGTAAATGGGTTTCCTTTCATGCACAAAGTTGTTGTTGTCAACGGTACGTTTCTTAATGGTAAATACAAAGGGACGCTACTTACAGCACTAGCTCAGGATGGtaactttcagattttttcaatAGCCTTCGCAGTGGTTGATACTGAAAATAATGATTCGTTGCATTGGTTTTTAATGCAATTAAAACTTTTGATTCCTGACGACGAGGGTCTTGCGATAATCTCGGATAGGCATAACTCGATAGGGAAAGCAATTAGAAATGTGTATCCATTAGCTGCTCGGGGAATATGCACCTACCATTTATATAAGAACATATTGGGACGGTACAAAGGAAAAGATGTATTTCATCTGGTGAAGAAAGCGGCGAGATGTTTTAGGATGTCTGACTTTAATGTAATTTTCGAGGAGATTGAAGCGGTTAATCCTGCACTCCACGGCTACCTCCAAAGAGCTAATGTTCGACTGTGGACGCGTGTTCATTTCCCGGGCGAGAGGTATAATTTGATAACTACGAACATAGCGGAATCAATGAACAGAGCATTGTCTAATGCTAGAGGTCTTAACATTGTTCGAATATTAGAATCGATATGGGTTATGATGACCAGATGGTTTGCTGAACGGAGAGAGGATGCCAGATCGCAGCCAACCAGGCTTACGCGTGGTGTGGAAAAACTACTACAT GGTCGTGTAACTGCCGCCAGATATTTGACGGTACAAAGGATCGATGATCATCACACTGAAGTTAAATATGGATCTTCTGGCGAGTATTTGAATATTGTTAATTTGGTAGAGCGAAAGTGCACATGTCGGCGTTTCGAACGCGAGAAATTACCATGTGTACACGCAATCGCAGCTGCGAAGTACAACAATGTTTGTCGTATATCCCCGTGCAGTCCTTACTATAACAGCGCATATTTGGTGAGTGCATACGCTGAATCGGTCATGCCGGCTGACTCAGCGCAACCTGTTCCAGAAATCGTGGCTAACTAA
- the LOC125579767 gene encoding uncharacterized protein LOC125579767, with the protein MADFVTPEQMAASMQQMQELQQTLTAQQLAAQREPPVPIGERNLPRNISATRSSIAPPPCQRADFEIKPGVINLVQRKMFHGLSTEIPMEHIEAFEEICSFTRANGVPPDYIKCMLFPFSLADKASRWLKSLPTGSLTSWEQVRAAFLGHFYTKAKTAALRNKISSFKQLPSEPFNEAWDGIFYDGVEWEFRNALNAASNGDFMTQTTEGAHALIENMAASSSNKNEEIDCSKKVNSMDTRKIDDLAAKVDLLLKNNQNQIYVMEETNLEPGTTDAAAETETSEKDQSQGNQFQNTGYQKPYFQNQNQNQNGKMFILSHAQNQFQKRQNNPQAAPGTASGPPDELKGMMQQLLQGQQIQGKALNQVTTEINTRMDNMFTECNSKYDAVASHIRQMGVQIAQTAETIKRQQGTLPGKTYKNPKGGNTVELRSGRHLSDPVPKKLTAQ; encoded by the exons ATGGCCGACTTTGTTACTCCAGAACAAATGGCCGCGTCTATGCAACAGATGCAAGAGTTACAGCAAACACTCACAGCGCAGCAACTGGCTGCACAACGGGAACCACCTGTCCCAATTGGTGAGAGAAACCTACCGCGTAACATCTCTGCTACGCGATCTTCTATCGCTCCACCACCATGTCAAAGGGCAGATTTCGAGATAAAACCCGGCGTGATCAATCTTGTCCAGAGAAAAATGTTCCATGGACTGTCAACTGAAATACCGATGGAACACATTGAAGCTTTTGAAGAGATATGCAGTTTTACTCGTGCAAACGGCGTTCCACCCGACTACATCAAATGCATGTTGTTCCCATTCTCTCTAGCAGACAAGGCTTCACGATGGCTTAAGTCATTACCTACAGGTTCCCTAACTTCTTGGGAACAGGTTAGAGCGGCTTTCTTGGGACACTTCTATACGAAAGCCAAAACAGCTGCCCTACGGAACAAGATTTCCTCCTTCAAGCAACTCCCTAGTGAACCTTTCAACGAAGCTTGGGACG GAATCTTCTACGATGGAGTGGAATGGGAGTTCCGCAATGCTCTGAACGCAGCGAGCAATGGAGatttcatgactcaaaccacagAAGGAGCTCACGCGCTAATAGAGAACATGGCAGCTAGTTCGTCCAACAAAAACGAGGAAATTGACTGTTCCAAAAAGGTGAACAGCATGGACACTAGGAAGATTGATGACCTCGCCGCTAAGGTCGATTTGCTGCTCAAGAACAATCAGAATCAGATCTATGTCATGGAAGAAACTAATCTGGAACCAGGTACTACAGATGCTGCAGCAGAAACCGAGACATCAGAAAAAGATCA ATCTCAGGGAAATCAGTTCCAAAACACTGGATATCAGAAGCCATACTttcagaatcagaatcagaatcagaatgggaAGATGTTCATCCTCAGCCATGCTCAGAATCAATTTCAGAAACGGCAGAATAATCCACAGGCTGCTCCTGGAACCGCGAGCGGTCCGCCAGATGAGCTGAAGGGAATGATGCAACAACTTCTACAAGGTCAACAGATTCAAGGAAAAGCACTGAACCAGGTTACAACCGAGATAAACACTCGGATGGACAACATGTTCACGGAATGTAATTCCAAATACGATGCTGTAGCAAGCCACATAAGGCAGATGGGCGTTCAGATTGCTCAAACTGCTGAAACAATAAAAAGGCAACAAGGAACACTCCCAGGGAAAACATACAAGAATCCCAAGGGCGGTAACACAGTCGAGCTGAGAAGTGGAAGACATCTATCAGATCCTGTCCCCAAGAAGCTCACTGCTCAATAG